A segment of the Fusarium oxysporum f. sp. lycopersici 4287 chromosome 4, whole genome shotgun sequence genome:
GTAGTCAGTAAAAGATTAAATAACCAGAGATTGAGCTGATCGACTTACCATGGAAGTAGTTAGAAGGAGGACTGCAAGTAAGTACACTGCAGATGATGCACACGATGAGGGCCGATGCTGCAAAGACCGAAACACCATACCAACACCGACGAATGACAGGAAACGGCTGGACCAGTCGATAAAACAGCGCCAGAAAGCTCGCCTTGACTGACCATAATATGATCCAAAACAGCTTGATGATAGGGAATTGCCATCGCGTGATTTGACTGCGTTGGAACTCTAGCTCCTTTTGATCGTAGGCGATGCGACTGGCCTGGAGGTAAGTCATATACCACAGAGGATCCATCTGCTCAGTCTGCAGTATAGCCATGGTAAGAGTGCATAGCCATGCCCATGTAATCCAGTAGTCATCTGCAAGGAAGCGCCGATTCTGATACCAGCGAACGAATAGTCGTAGTGATACGAAGAGTGTAGCGATGGTGAAGCATATCCAGACGATTATGATTAGTCCTTGGCGGTTCACGGAGCGAGCAGCGCCCGTGAGGGGAGCATCTGGGTCTGGAGGCGGAGGGGTTGACATGGCGATGTCTTTGCGTGGCTTGCATGATGAGCTACGGGACTCATAAGTTTACTGATATAGGGGAAGAGGAGTATTTCGCGTGCCGGCGACAAACATGTTGGTTCAGTAGTGATTGGATCGGATGCGACACACTCAAGGACAAAGAAGGTGTAGCAAGGGTTGAAGCGATTGGAGGCAACGCCACAGCCGCATCACATTGCAGGTGAAACGGGAAAAGAAATTAGACCAAAAGGAAATCTTTACCGGTTGTCAACACTGATGTAAATCACAAATCGGATTCTACAGCTCACGGTGTGCAGTGTGATAGAAGAGCCTGAGGGCCAAGCTGGGGAATATCTGTGGTCGATCGCAAGGCTCCAGAGTGGGCTATCATgtattcttttcttcttctttctgcAAACAATTGGCTCTTGCTAGGTCAGAATGCCAATTAACTCATTTGCGAACTGGCTATCACAAGCATGAAAGGTGAGGAGCATTTGCAGAGCAGGGAACATGGGACAACAGCATCGGCCCTACGTACAATTCTTTCATTTGTTAACTGGATATGAGAAAAGAGATAACGATGTTTGCCTCTATAATTGCTTTTTTATCGACCCATTTCCGCTTGCGTAGCATTGAGGGATTCTCAGCCGCAGATGTTGTTGGTTCCAGGTACGACAAACATTGCAGATCTTACCGCTTGCAGTGAGCCTTACCAACGGTTGGAGTGGCAAACAATTACATGTAAGAATTCCAGGACCATCTTCGCCGCTTGGATGAGTGATTACATTAATTGAAACCGGGAGTGGAGACAAGATGACGGTTAGTTCCGCTCTTGATTTCCTGTAATGGAATCTGCCCCTGGTTGGGATGAATCTTGGCATTGAGGAAGCGAAGCCATGTCTCATGCTTAAATGGCGGAGTGAGCGTAATGACCACGCACGAGTCTACTGTCTGTAATTGACGTTGACGATAATGGGAAGGATAGAGCTTTTGATGAATCTGGAAGAAATTCATCACTTCAACCAAGAGGAAGGCAGGGGATCTGGCGTCAGGATGGTCCTTAATTCGAGCCAAGTATGTCTTGGCGATCTGTTTGCTCCGGACTTGGTCTCCCGAAATTCCAATAAAATGCACATTTGCATGGATGATGCCCAGTATATGATAACTCACAATTCACTCAGCATTCGTCAGTTTTGATTTGCAGACAATAAGCCGTT
Coding sequences within it:
- a CDS encoding hypothetical protein (At least one base has a quality score < 10), which produces MSTPPPPDPDAPLTGAARSVNRQGLIIIVWICFTIATLFVSLRLFVRWYQNRRFLADDYWITWAWLCTLTMAILQTEQMDPLWYMTYLQASRIAYDQKELEFQRSQITRWQFPIIKLFWIILWSVKASFLALFYRLVQPFPVIRRCWYGVSVFAASALIVCIICSVLTCSPPSNYFHGSCDSPREQWRQSFNVIFSTTVDVATDLMIMALPIAVLPSLQLDKKKKIGLGIAFSLGIIIICVAIVRMSQVIVGKKVDLVGLAIWGAVEQRPLLLSVHYQHSKAYLPEASRSMRHRGVVGRIQLITTAEVLNVGEAMAQQ